The genomic DNA AACATTTCATGCCAGCCTTTACCCTCTTAGCTCAGATATGTTTCTATTGTAGCATATATGAATTAAGCTCAATTACATTATTTCTAATTTGAATAGCCCTTTCCTCCTTATTACAACCTTATCTGAAGTTTTCAGATATTCACTAAGTAGAGTCTCTATATAATAGCCAGCCCTCCACACAACAACGCTTCTAAACTCATAAGCTGACTTAAGTTCATTACATGTAACGATATAATAATCAAGGTAACTGATTCATAGAGGGTTAATTTGACCACAAGCGCTGACAGCCGCTTCTAAGCGTTATTCACAAAACATATTGATTACAAAAAATGGCTATCCTAAGACAATATACCTATTAAAAAGAACAATAAAATGATTGATCTTTATTGTGAACGACTGGGACCAGGCTTACTTGCTGAGCCCATCAATGCACTGTCTAATATTGCTTTTTTTATCGCCGCTTGGGCAAGCTGGCAAGCCATTAAGCCTTTAAGAGTCATACATTATGAAGGCTATTTACTGATTGGCTTAATCATCATGATTGGGATGGGTAGTACGTTATTTCATACCTTTGCTACTGCCTGGGCAATGCAGGCAGATGTTATTCCCATCCTGTTATTTCAATTGTGTTTTGTTTGGTTTTATAGCCTTAAAGTTATGCGGCTACATTACAGCAAATCTGTTGCTATTGTGATCGTTTTATTTGTCGCTAGTCATTTCAGCAGACAATACCCTAACCTTCTTAATGGATCACTGATGTATGCCCCCACATTATTTGTTATTGCAGTACTAGCTGCCTTTCATTTTCACCAGAAAAAAAACAACCCTCAAATTCTCATCTGGGCAACCGCAGTCTTTATGACATCTCTCTTTTTCCGCACGATAGATAATGCTATTTGCCCCTATTTAGTCATTGGCAGTCATTTTCTTTGGCACCTTTGTAATGGGTGGCTGATTTATCTAACCATGAAAGCCTTGGTTACAAACTGGCCTACCCAGTAACGCTCTGTATAAGTCATAACTTCCTCCTTATACCACTAACCTCCTTAGCCTCCTTGATGCAGTTCAACCACCAGACTAGATATAACTGTTTGAAATATATCTAATTTTTCATACTTATTACTAATTGGACAGTTATTACAACTAAAACTTTTGACATAAAATGACATTACATGTAATATACGCGTCAATCAAAGACATTTTATGTCAAGAGCGATCCAAGGTAGGATAAAGTTATAGAGAGGTAACCCATGATGTATTTATTTGACAACGCTTATGTAAAGGTCGGTCTGTTCTGTTTCGTGCTTTATCTCGTTGTACAAGGCATTGATAACGTCCCTTTTCTGGGTCTTTAAGCGAAATTATCTGCACGGAGATTTAACACATGATGATTAACAACCTCATTATTGATGATGTATTGGAAGCCACTTGTCCGAAGTGTAATTCAACAGTTAAACGGTTTTATTTCGATATTTTGGGCTGCCCTTCCTGCGGCCACCAAAAAACAAACAAAGAGAACAAAAAAAATTAACTGTTACTTATTAAGGCAAAAATAATGAGCTTCAATAACAACCCTTCACCATTGAAGGGTTATTTTTTAGTTGATCCCACCTAAATACTTCGCCAAGAACAAATCTGTGTACATTGAGTATATTATTAACACACTATAGGTCAGATAAATGAAAGCGCTGATTAAAACACAATAAAAAATCAATAGTTGCCGAAATTATTAGTTTGTACCTACACTTAATTTTATTGCACCTACAAAGTATTCAGGCTAACTATTTCATGCGATATGCCTATAGCTTACTAGTATTTCTTCTAAGTATTTTAGTTACCTACAGCCAAGCTAAACCAAAGTATACCATTGCAGTCATTCCCAAAAGTACTAATCATATCTACTGGGATTATGTTCATGTAGGGGCCAAACAAGCAGCCAAAGAATTAAATATTAACATCTCTTGGGCTGGCCCAAGAGATGAAAGCCAATCCCAAGTTGGCTATGTTCAACGGATGCTAGAGAGTAACATAAGCGCACTTGTCATCGCCCCTAACCACCAGTCAAACTTAGTTCCCATCACTGAACAGCTAGTCGCTTCAGGGGTTAAAGTTGTTCTTATTGACTCTGGAATGGATGGCAGTGGTTATAGCAGCTTCATCGCAACGGACAATTACCAGGCGGGCTCTCAAGCAGGAGAATATTTAGCCAAGTTATTAAACCAGCAAGGCCACATAATGCTCCTCCGTTATAAACAAGGAAATAGTTCTACCATGCTGAGAGAACAAGGTTTTCTTGATACGATGAAAAAATACCCTGGGCTAACATTAGTTTATGATGATTATGTAGGCACCTCAGTTGGCTCAACCTACCATACCCTCCTGCGAGTATTTAAAAATATACCTAAAGTCGACGGTATCTTTGCCCCCAATGAATCATCCACAACCGGTTTAATTCGGGCACTCAAGAAAAAAGGCCTTAGCAGTAAGGTTAAAACGGTTGGCTTTGATATTAGCCAAGAGTTAGCAAAAGCAATAAAAAGAGGAAAGCTAAATG from Spartinivicinus poritis includes the following:
- a CDS encoding ceramidase domain-containing protein, which codes for MIDLYCERLGPGLLAEPINALSNIAFFIAAWASWQAIKPLRVIHYEGYLLIGLIIMIGMGSTLFHTFATAWAMQADVIPILLFQLCFVWFYSLKVMRLHYSKSVAIVIVLFVASHFSRQYPNLLNGSLMYAPTLFVIAVLAAFHFHQKKNNPQILIWATAVFMTSLFFRTIDNAICPYLVIGSHFLWHLCNGWLIYLTMKALVTNWPTQ
- a CDS encoding substrate-binding domain-containing protein; the protein is MRYAYSLLVFLLSILVTYSQAKPKYTIAVIPKSTNHIYWDYVHVGAKQAAKELNINISWAGPRDESQSQVGYVQRMLESNISALVIAPNHQSNLVPITEQLVASGVKVVLIDSGMDGSGYSSFIATDNYQAGSQAGEYLAKLLNQQGHIMLLRYKQGNSSTMLREQGFLDTMKKYPGLTLVYDDYVGTSVGSTYHTLLRVFKNIPKVDGIFAPNESSTTGLIRALKKKGLSSKVKTVGFDISQELAKAIKRGKLNGTMLQQPIEIGYLGVKQAYEILENKAKTNKEKIFTEAILITRKNINSKDIKPLLYISSKKGKSNHANTEDLLAKFFVLLRLLYQRGQ